The Lolium perenne isolate Kyuss_39 chromosome 6, Kyuss_2.0, whole genome shotgun sequence genome segment TTTATGGTGGTGCAAATCTTTCAGTTCATATCCAAATTTTCTTGTTAGTTTAGGGTATACAGGGCAAAAAGACCACTTTACCGTTAAAGCTCCTTGTATTCTAAGGCCTAAGAAATTTGAAGAGGATTATCCCTAACCCAAAAAATCCTCAATAGTTCGTTTACCAAGTTAAATTTGATGTTATAATGCTGAGATATTCACACAAATTATTTAATTTTTAGATTAAAAAACGCTCTATCATACTAGTATATGTTTTAGGAGAGTATTTAAGATGATTGGACGAAATTGGTTGAAAGAAAGAGATTCATCAAATCCCGTCCCATCACCGAACCCCTCCTGGGTGGAAATACGAGACAAGTAGTACATGGGTATTTTTTCAGGCTCCTCtatccatgaacattaaaattgGCCAGGTGGGCCCAGATCCGGCGGCCCTTGGCAGCATGACCATGTGGTTCGTCCTCCATCCGGGAGGGTCGAGTTCTCGGATGCCGACAAAGGGATCGGCTTGACCGGTGGTGTGGTGCCCCCAATTTTGGCGTGGCTTTGTCACCGGGCGTCACGGTTGGGGTGCTTCTTGGCGGCGGTGTGCGGTCTCGGCCGAGGCCGTCTGGCCAGGAGTGAGGTGGCGGCGACACCGTTCATGGCATATGGCTAGCACATGATGGCACGGTGGTGGTATGGGTAGGTCTGGCATGGAGCTGCAGGTGGATGGCGGCAGTGGCCTTGGCGTAGCAGTGCGGCGACACGACTAATGGGGTCCGATCGTGGCCTAATAGACGACCGGGCCCGATTTAGGCCTAATCGGCCATGTTACTGCTTTGAGACGGCGTACACCTctggtggcggggggggggggcgttCCCCTCCCTGAGGTTGCCGTGTGCTCTGATAGCTGCTGGCTATGGTTCTGGCACACCCTGTCCAACTCGTGTTGCGGTGTGCTGATCAAGTCATGGGCTCAAGTTCGTGGGGATGCCGAGGCAGCGGGCCCGGAAGGTGGACTGCGTGAGGGGCTCTACAGCGGGCAACACGCCAGTGCTGGTGGTCACCTTCTTCGATCATGGGGATGGCGAGGAGCAGACGGTGGGGTATCCTGGTATTGGCGGTGCTTCGGCTCTGGCAACTCCCAGATCGTGTTTTGGAGGCATAACTTGGGGACGCAGGCGTCCGAGTTCTTGGGTGTGATGTGCAGATGCTTCCAGTGAAAGCTCAGCGCCTCGGCGCCAACGATGGCAATGCATGTGGGTGTCGTAACTCTCTTGGGGGCGCTGTTGTGGGTATCCGCCCCGCTGTATAACTCCGGGTGATAACCCTTGACCTCGCGGTCTTGATGACGGCGGTGCAGTGCGTCATTACCCTCTTGGGGGTGTCGTCGTGGAGTCCAGTTTGAACCCGGTTTCGGGCCATTGTTCCCATTGGCAAGTTTGGGTTTTTGtgttcttttcttgttttttccTTGATCTGCTTTGTAAAGATGCTTTGTAAAGAGGTTTTGCTCTCCACCTTGTATCAATTTAGCCGTTACGGTTTTATTGCAGGGCGGAAGTATATTTCGAGGATTTAAAACATGATAGTCCCGTGATACTTGAGATTGAAATACGGAGTACTAGCCAGGCTTTTGCTcgggttagagcatctctagcagagactGAAAAAACGCAAACTGAAAAGCGCGAGTTCAGTTCACCGAAAACGCAAGTTCTGTCCAATTTCGCTGTGCCGCAGAATAGAACCCGTAAAACGAAACTGAAAACTCGAATTCGAATTGGCGCGGGTAAGTTGAAGGCGATGATCATAGTTCATACATGAAATAGATGCGTCAATTGCGCATCGATACATACATACTGCGGGGAATTGACATTATACTAGTACACCGGCCACCTAACCTAGCTAAAATGAGCAAAATGCGGCCTACTAGCTATGGCGCGCgcggcggtgccggtgctggCGGAGATCGTCGGCGGCGTGAAGTCTTCACGCCTCGTCCCTGTCAAGCTCGACTATTTCGAGCTTGACCTTGCAGACGCGGGCCTCCCGGCGGGCCGCCTCGTACGCCCGTACCTGGCGGACGGCGTCGGCTTCTTCATGGCGGAAGCGGGCCCTTGCCTCCGCCTCGCTGATGGCGATCGTCTGCGCCATCACCGCGTCCTCCTCGTCGCTACCGTGGACGTAGTCCCCGGCCGACAAGGTTGGAGAGCGCGTCGGGACGAGGCCGTCCTCCTCGTCGCTCGGCGCCACGGGCAGCCGCGGAGCGCGGCTGGACTGCCCGGAGGAGGAGCTCTCCGCCTGGTTGCCGTAGCGGGCGagcttccctgggggcgtgagcccccagttgGTCCACCCGCGAGCGCTACGCTTGCGCGCGCCCTCGCTGCGGTTCCACTTCCGCCGCTCCGCCTCGCTGCGGAAGAacggcggacgcggcggcgaaTCGCCGCCGCCCAAACCTGCGGCTCCTCCACGGGAGGCCATCGCGCGGCGGTGGGTGGGTGATTGGTGGCTGTTCCGCCGTCGATTGCTCGTCGGAGCGGAGgtctggcggcggcggagggagaggagacggcggaggagagtagggtttgcgaaccgaactcccctccgcgatcccttttaataggggccgtgcggggaaaagttcgggcccctgaactccgtattcgggccggcccactttttGGGCGCCTGTTCGCGCTGATTTGACCCGAACTCGTAAATTCGCCGGAAAAGTTCGGTTCAGTGGGATTTACGGCTCATAGAGTTGCTCTTACAGTTTGTGAAGTAGTCACTTGGGTTCTGCAACAACAGTACATAAGTACATAATGGTTCTCTGACGATTACAAGAATAATGTTACTGTATGTTCCAGGCAATATGTTTCTCATTTTTTCGAAAAAAAGGAAATGTTTCTCATTTCAGCAAGTAACAACGGGGATCGTGTCACCACAAGGTCGATGAAAGAATCGGTGAGTACGACCTTGTCGAAATTTTCGTCGTCCAGGACGAACTCGATGCACATGGTTTTCAGATCCGGGCAGTTGTATGTTTCGGCACAGTCCAACAAGGTGGCGACCGTGTCGACCGTCATGTTGGACAGCAGCTTCTGCGCACACAAAAGCTTCAGCCTGTCAAGGGCGTACCGATCTGCCGCAGCAAGAAGAGACAGGAGCGCCTCGTCCTCGCCTTCGTCGTAGTGTCCAAGACCGGCGGGCAGGTTGTCCGTGTACATGAACCGGAGCATCGTCTTGAACGTCTCGGAGTCCATGTCGGGCACCGTGATGGTCAGCGACGGCGCGTCGGTGTTGGCCTCGAGCATGTGGCCGCAGAACTGCGCCTTGAAGACCGGCGAGCGCGCGGCGAGAATAGCACGGTGGGCACGGAGCGGCGGCGCCTCGTCGTCGCCGCCCACGACGAACGACACGTCCGACAAGGCGGCGGAATCCAGCAGGCAACCGAGATGATCTCCTACTTCAGAGAGCAGCGCGGCTATCCCCTTCTTCTCCTGCAACGGCGGCGCGTCGGCGATCGATGTGAGCGTATAGTCGTCGAGAACAGAGACAGCACACATGACCGTGGCCCGGCCATTGCTCCCGGCGTACTCGCCAAGGTCGGCCCGGTGGATGAACCGGCCGAATCCCGAGCGCTCGTAGTCGCCGGGTCTATGGTTAATGTACACAAGCACGGTCCTGCGACGCGAGAAGCACGACGGCCCGACCACCTGGTCGCTGCCCGTAATGGCGGCGTCAAAGATGACCGTGACGACGTTCCTATCTTCGCTGATGAGCTCGAGGTACACGGACACGAAGCCGTCCACGTCTTCCGGCGTGCAGGCCATCCGCCAGTCGTGCCCTCCGGCGGAGACGATGTCAGAGTTGATTGCgcgatcgaaggggagctgatccTCATCGATCGGCGAGCACTCGAGCTCGAAGTGGACGACGGCGGAGTTGGACATGAGGATCGATCGAGCTAGGGTACCAAGTTTCGGATCGATGGAGCTTGGATCACGAAAAGTATCCCAAGAGATCCTGGCCGGCTCTCTGCCCTGGAGCAAATTAATACGGAGTAGTTATTATAATCATCGAAGACTTTGAATCGGTATCGGAAACATTATTTAATATTCTTGGATTGGAATTGGAAAGGCACGGTCCGGATCAGCCTCAAATTTAACTTAGacgtactccctccatccacgtTTAAATATGTATAGTTAAAAATTATTAATTTTGAACAACTCCTTCAAAAAAAAGTAGTTGCAATATTTATCACACTAAATTAATATTGCTATTTTCGTCTATATTTGTGTAAACTTTAATAAAATTTTATAAAATTAACTTTTAGAAAGTTAACCAAATACTTATTCGCGGACGGATGGAGTACCCGTAATAATGCGCGTGCCGTACATGTTAAATACTTAAATAACATGATGCCTTTATATCGGTATGGATGAGCACGACCCGTCATTTTGTTCCGTAGAACCCATGAAAATCCGCCCAGGCCGGTTTGGACGAAGTGTACCTTTATCATGCGAGTCCTGCTCCTGTGCTCCCCCTAAACGAAGTTGAAGGGTCATAGTTGGTTTTTTCCGCGTAAGAAAAAAAAAGGTACAAAAACGAGGTCATCATTCCCGCCCCTTGTAGCAAGGCCTCCCGCCCCTTGTAGCAACTAGACCCACTGCCGGTAGCAAAACCATCATTCCCCTTGTAGCAAAGCTTGGCATCCACGGTAGCAAGCCCTCCCTCCCCTTGTAAGGAACTTGCAATTGAAGAAAAATATCAGTTTTAATTCAAGTTGCAACTAAAGTCACAAATGACGTTGCAAATCCAGCGTCAGGAGTCTACTGAGCACGAGTTTCGTTCTCTATCGAGAATTAGCAATTTCGATATCTATTTGATTAATTTTGTTCCGGTTCCAAGTTTCTTTGTTTCCGTTTCAAATATGCTGAAAAAATATATGCGGCGTGGATACCATGCACGGGTCCATAACTAGGCATTATCTGCTCCGCTTCAAACCCGTCAAGAAGTATGGAAGAGGACCTAATTAATTTGTCCGGAGGCCACGGTGAACGAGTTGCATATCTGAAACAAACACCTGATAATTTTGAAGCCAAATTAAGTTCTTACAACACCAACTGAAAGAGCATATTGGTCGAGTTCTTTGCCTGTGCTAATGGCAGGCACATACGCATGCAACTGCAGCAGAGGTTAGAGAAAGAAAACACACACAATCATGTTTACTCTCCAATACTAATTCCCACCATTAGCATTAGCATCAGAATCAGCCTGGGGCCATATGCCAACCTCGGAGTAGCCATCCTCCGTGGCGCACGCCCTGAACATTCCTGACGTGTTGTACACCATGGTAACCTCCCCGGCGGCCGACACGGCCACCAGGCCGACGTCGCCTCTGGGCACACCAGCCACGACGCGCGCGGCAGCCTCCTTCAGCGGCAGGCCCCGGTGCTCCATCAGGGCCGCCACATCGCGCGCCACCGTGTGCCGGATGATGGACTCGCCCTTGCCCGTGGCGGACACCGCGCAGAGAGGGTTGGCGTAGGTGCCCGCACCGATGATCGGGGTGTCGCCGATCCTGCCAGCCATCTTGTTCACGAGACCGCCAGTGGACGTCGCCGTCGCCAGGTTGCCGGAGGAGTCGATGGCCACGCAGCCCACCGTGCCGATCCGGCTGTTGTCGTCTGAGGGAGGTTCGGCTTTCATCGGCTGAGTGTAGTCGATCTGAGAAGAAACCAGGAAGTTTACAGGAATCAACTGTCTTAAACTAACGATCACGCTCCACCAGCAATTATCTAATGAATTTAATTATGATCTAAAAAATGTGAAATGTAACAATTCTGATTTGGTTCTCCTAAAACAATGGAATAAGGCCGGGGAATAAGGTAGTAGCAGGCCGCTCTCTCCTAAAACATGTCTCTTAATACTATGGTTTTATTATTTCAGAACGAAAACGGGCATGGTATAATTCATAGTGGTATATGGCATGACAGTATGTTTTTACAGTAAAAAGATAGTAACACATGATCAACTTGCAGACACCTCGTGTATGGACCTAATATATATTTGTCGGGTCATGTGCAAAGTGAGTCACTTGAGCCTGAAGATACAGAGGATATGATATCTAATCGCGTAGCAGTCACCAATTGCGCGGTATTGGACAAGAAAGCAGTGACGGTATATACCTGCACCCTGTTGGCTTGTTTTGCTAGCCTGAGCCTCTCAATGTTTTCGTCTGTAATGAAGTGGCTTGGATCCCTGGTCTCCACACCCTGAGAAGTTACTGAGATTAGTTATGATAAATTCTTCCTTAATTTGGATGAAGAACTTGTTTAGTTACGAAAAATAAAACCAGTTAAATTAACCTGGTCCCTTGCAAATGCCTCGGCGCCATGGAAGCCTAGGTAGATGTGGGGCGTCTTCTCCATGACGAGCCTGGCGAGGGAGATGGCGTTGACGACGGTGGAGAGGCCCGAGACGGCGCCGCAGCTCATGGTGTTGCCGTCCATTATGGAGGCCTCCATCTCGACAGTACCGTCGCTCGTCAGCACGGATCCCTTTCCGGCGTTGAAATGCGGGCAGTTCTCCAGCTCCCTCACCTGTGAAAGCACAGTTTCAATCTGCTCGAGAGCTAGaagatgggagagagagagataagATGTAATGTATACGTACTACGAGCTCGACGACGTCGAGGGCGGTCCGGCCGGCCTGGAGCGCTGCGACGGCGAGGTCAAGAGAGTGGCGGAGCGTCGCCATGCGGGGGTCTCTGCGCTCGGGCGGCAGCGAGCGCGGGATGTCCCCGGCGCCGCCGTGCAGCGCGA includes the following:
- the LOC127309069 gene encoding BTB/POZ and MATH domain-containing protein 1-like: MSNSAVVHFELECSPIDEDQLPFDRAINSDIVSAGGHDWRMACTPEDVDGFVSVYLELISEDRNVVTVIFDAAITGSDQVVGPSCFSRRRTVLVYINHRPGDYERSGFGRFIHRADLGEYAGSNGRATVMCAVSVLDDYTLTSIADAPPLQEKKGIAALLSEVGDHLGCLLDSAALSDVSFVVGGDDEAPPLRAHRAILAARSPVFKAQFCGHMLEANTDAPSLTITVPDMDSETFKTMLRFMYTDNLPAGLGHYDEGEDEALLSLLAAADRYALDRLKLLCAQKLLSNMTVDTVATLLDCAETYNCPDLKTMCIEFVLDDENFDKVVLTDSFIDLVVTRSPLLLAEMRNISFFSKK
- the LOC127308345 gene encoding isoaspartyl peptidase/L-asparaginase 1; amino-acid sequence: MGWAIALHGGAGDIPRSLPPERRDPRMATLRHSLDLAVAALQAGRTALDVVELVVRELENCPHFNAGKGSVLTSDGTVEMEASIMDGNTMSCGAVSGLSTVVNAISLARLVMEKTPHIYLGFHGAEAFARDQGVETRDPSHFITDENIERLRLAKQANRVQIDYTQPMKAEPPSDDNSRIGTVGCVAIDSSGNLATATSTGGLVNKMAGRIGDTPIIGAGTYANPLCAVSATGKGESIIRHTVARDVAALMEHRGLPLKEAAARVVAGVPRGDVGLVAVSAAGEVTMVYNTSGMFRACATEDGYSEVGIWPQADSDANANGGN